The following proteins are encoded in a genomic region of Syntrophotaleaceae bacterium:
- the lon gene encoding endopeptidase La, which produces MEKTLKDIDVPSQLPLLPVRDTVVFPHMILPLYVGRPQSLAAVRDALEKDRLIFLATQKEIGDEQPSPEDIYRIGSVAMIMRMIKLKDGRVKILVQGLSKARITGFQQQEPFFAVSVKPIREPHFEELPLEVEALMRAVRDQVLQLQALSNLLSPEVLVVLDNIEDPGGLADLVASSIHLRIEQAQELLEIIDPCERLQEINDLLNKELELVSVQTRIQMQAKEEMGKTQREYFLREQLRAIQAELGESDAKSEDLAELREKLRDASLPETVQEEATKQMRRLENMPAEAAEYSMLRTYLEWLAELPWQKATTDNLDLREARRILDEDHHNLEKVKERILEFLAVRKLKNELKGPVLCLVGPPGVGKTSLGKSIARALGRKFVRVSLGGLRDEAEIRGHRRTYVGALPGRIIQGMKQAGTNNPVFMLDELDKVGGADFRGDPSSALLELLDPEQNHAFSDHYINLPFDLSNVMFIATANIMDPVPSALKDRLEVLRLAGYTNEEKLAIAQRFLVPRQLEASGLNEGDLKFSPQALERIIVEYTSEAGLRNLERELGSICRKVALRFAENRRNPVQLTSGAVPKYLGPQRFFPEDKLRESEAGLATGLAWTERGGEILHVEVSTMPGKGRLNLTGQLGEVMKESAQAALSYARAHAGELGFDPDVVEKIDIHIHVPAGAIPKDGPSAGVTMATALISSLTGRRVDKNVAMTGEITLRGKVLPIGGLKEKALAAVRAGIETVVIPRLNEKDLVEIPPALRRKVSFISAESMAEVLKAALESEA; this is translated from the coding sequence TTGGAAAAAACGTTGAAGGACATCGACGTACCGTCGCAACTGCCGCTGCTGCCGGTCAGGGATACGGTGGTTTTCCCGCATATGATCCTGCCGCTCTATGTCGGCCGCCCGCAATCTCTGGCAGCCGTTCGGGACGCACTGGAAAAAGACAGGCTGATTTTTCTCGCCACACAGAAGGAAATTGGCGACGAACAGCCGTCTCCCGAGGATATCTACCGGATCGGGTCCGTCGCCATGATCATGCGTATGATCAAGCTGAAGGACGGCAGGGTGAAGATATTGGTGCAAGGTCTGAGCAAGGCCCGCATAACCGGATTTCAGCAGCAGGAGCCTTTTTTCGCCGTTTCGGTCAAGCCGATCCGGGAGCCGCATTTCGAGGAGCTGCCGCTGGAAGTGGAGGCACTGATGCGGGCGGTCAGGGATCAGGTTCTGCAGCTGCAGGCGCTGAGTAATCTCCTGTCGCCCGAGGTCCTGGTGGTGCTGGACAATATCGAGGATCCCGGTGGACTTGCCGACCTGGTGGCTAGCAGCATCCACCTGCGCATCGAGCAGGCCCAGGAGCTGCTGGAGATTATCGATCCCTGCGAGCGTCTGCAGGAAATCAACGATCTCCTGAACAAGGAACTCGAACTGGTCTCGGTGCAGACCCGCATCCAGATGCAGGCCAAGGAAGAAATGGGCAAAACCCAGCGGGAATACTTTCTGCGGGAACAGCTGCGTGCCATTCAAGCCGAACTCGGGGAATCGGACGCCAAAAGCGAAGACCTGGCCGAGCTGCGGGAGAAGCTCCGCGACGCCTCTCTTCCGGAAACTGTGCAGGAGGAAGCAACCAAGCAGATGCGCCGCCTGGAAAACATGCCGGCCGAGGCGGCCGAGTATTCCATGCTGCGCACCTATCTCGAATGGCTGGCTGAACTCCCGTGGCAGAAGGCCACCACCGACAACCTCGACCTGCGTGAGGCCCGGCGGATCCTGGACGAGGATCACCACAATCTGGAGAAGGTCAAGGAACGGATTCTGGAATTTCTGGCCGTGCGCAAGCTGAAAAACGAATTGAAGGGGCCGGTCCTCTGCTTGGTCGGTCCCCCCGGAGTCGGCAAGACCAGTCTCGGTAAGTCGATCGCCCGCGCTTTGGGGCGCAAGTTCGTCCGCGTCTCCCTGGGTGGACTGCGGGACGAGGCCGAGATCCGCGGCCACCGCCGCACCTATGTAGGTGCCCTGCCGGGGCGGATCATCCAGGGGATGAAGCAGGCCGGTACCAACAATCCGGTCTTCATGCTCGATGAACTCGACAAGGTCGGCGGCGCCGATTTCCGCGGAGACCCTTCCTCCGCCCTGCTGGAACTGCTCGATCCCGAGCAGAACCATGCTTTTTCCGATCATTACATCAATCTGCCGTTCGATCTCTCCAACGTCATGTTCATCGCTACCGCCAACATCATGGACCCGGTGCCTTCGGCCCTGAAGGACCGGCTCGAAGTGTTGCGCCTGGCGGGATACACCAACGAGGAAAAGCTGGCCATCGCCCAGCGCTTCCTGGTCCCCCGTCAGCTCGAAGCCAGCGGACTCAATGAGGGAGACCTGAAATTCTCACCCCAGGCCCTGGAGAGGATTATTGTCGAGTACACTTCGGAAGCGGGGCTGCGCAACCTGGAGCGGGAACTGGGCAGCATCTGTCGCAAGGTCGCCCTGCGCTTCGCCGAAAACCGGCGAAACCCGGTGCAACTCACCAGTGGCGCTGTCCCCAAATATCTCGGCCCGCAGCGGTTCTTTCCCGAGGACAAACTGCGGGAGAGCGAAGCGGGCCTGGCGACCGGTCTGGCCTGGACCGAACGGGGAGGGGAAATTTTGCACGTGGAAGTCAGCACCATGCCGGGCAAGGGACGGCTCAACCTCACCGGCCAGTTGGGGGAGGTGATGAAGGAGAGCGCCCAGGCGGCTCTGTCCTACGCCCGCGCCCATGCCGGGGAGCTGGGATTCGATCCCGATGTCGTCGAGAAGATCGATATCCACATCCATGTTCCGGCAGGAGCCATCCCCAAAGACGGCCCCAGCGCCGGAGTGACCATGGCGACGGCGCTCATCTCCTCCCTGACCGGTCGCCGGGTCGACAAGAATGTGGCGATGACCGGCGAGATCACCCTGCGGGGCAAGGTGCTGCCCATCGGAGGTCTCAAGGAGAAGGCGCTGGCGGCGGTGCGCGCCGGTATCGAAACGGTCGTCATCCCCCGTCTCAACGAAAAGGACCTGGTGGAAATCCCCCCCGCTCTGCGGAGGAAAGTTTCCTTCATCTCCGCCGAATCGATGGCGGAGGTTTTGAAGGCCGCTCTGGAGTCTGAAGCGTGA
- a CDS encoding NRDE family protein, giving the protein MCLILLAVDQHPDYPVVLAANRDEFHARPSLPAGRWPDIPAVFGGRDLEKGGSWLAFSPGGRFACVTNFREPPPLRKPQLSRGLLVRDFVRGQERPLECLARMEEEGHRYRGFSLLVGQGREIGYASNRGPRMMLGPGLYGVANALLDTPWPKVVHGKQQLALLLEKRCLDPAKIFDLLMDRSVRGKASPQAGFPGSANESQAPIFVRSPDFGTRCSSLLLIDQADRTTFIERTFFEGGEDWSEIRLDIP; this is encoded by the coding sequence ATGTGCCTGATCTTGTTGGCTGTCGACCAACACCCCGATTATCCGGTCGTGCTGGCGGCCAACCGCGACGAATTCCATGCCCGCCCCTCATTGCCGGCCGGCCGATGGCCGGACATCCCCGCTGTTTTCGGCGGTCGTGATCTGGAAAAAGGAGGCAGCTGGCTCGCTTTTTCTCCTGGAGGCCGGTTCGCCTGTGTGACCAATTTTCGCGAACCTCCCCCGCTCAGGAAACCGCAACTGTCCAGGGGCCTGCTGGTCAGGGATTTTGTCCGGGGACAAGAAAGGCCATTGGAGTGCCTGGCACGGATGGAAGAAGAGGGCCATCGATACCGGGGTTTTTCCCTGCTGGTAGGGCAAGGCAGGGAGATCGGATACGCATCCAATCGTGGCCCCCGGATGATGCTGGGTCCTGGCCTGTACGGGGTCGCCAATGCCCTCCTTGACACCCCCTGGCCCAAGGTCGTTCACGGCAAACAGCAGCTGGCTCTGCTTCTGGAAAAGCGTTGCCTCGATCCCGCGAAAATTTTCGATCTGCTGATGGATCGTTCCGTTCGGGGAAAAGCATCGCCGCAGGCCGGCTTTCCAGGCAGTGCGAACGAATCCCAGGCGCCGATATTTGTTCGCAGCCCGGACTTCGGCACCCGCTGCTCCTCTCTGCTGCTGATCGATCAAGCCGATCGGACGACCTTCATCGAGCGGACCTTTTTCGAGGGGGGGGAGGACTGGAGCGAAATCCGCCTCGACATTCCATGA
- a CDS encoding methyltransferase domain-containing protein, with protein sequence MAGDWNKVWQERGEERLTPDTWLIRALPLLPPGRLLDVACGRGRNALFMAEKGYVVTAVDASAEGLSQLAAEAGQRDLTIALHRQDLEAKPDLPAEAFDVVLQFFYLQRSLIPALKQAVRPGGVAVVRTFSHAGPWAGGPGHPEYALGEGELLKLFAGWEILLHEEGLEQSHRGGSLAGIVARRPAI encoded by the coding sequence ATGGCAGGTGACTGGAACAAGGTCTGGCAGGAAAGGGGCGAGGAACGTCTGACACCCGATACCTGGCTGATCAGGGCCCTGCCGCTGCTGCCTCCGGGCCGGTTGCTCGATGTCGCTTGCGGCCGGGGGCGCAATGCCCTCTTCATGGCGGAAAAGGGCTATGTGGTGACGGCCGTGGATGCTTCGGCCGAAGGATTATCCCAACTTGCAGCGGAAGCCGGGCAGCGGGATTTGACCATCGCTTTGCACCGTCAGGACCTGGAGGCAAAACCGGATCTGCCGGCGGAAGCCTTTGACGTCGTGCTGCAGTTTTTTTATCTGCAGAGATCCCTCATCCCCGCCCTGAAGCAGGCGGTACGGCCGGGAGGGGTGGCGGTGGTTCGCACCTTCAGTCATGCCGGGCCGTGGGCCGGCGGGCCTGGGCATCCCGAATATGCCCTTGGAGAAGGGGAACTGCTGAAGCTTTTCGCCGGATGGGAGATTCTGCTTCACGAAGAAGGGCTCGAGCAGTCCCATCGCGGCGGCAGCCTGGCCGGAATCGTGGCCCGGCGACCTGCAATTTAA
- the rfaD gene encoding ADP-glyceromanno-heptose 6-epimerase yields MIIVTGGAGFIGSNIVQALNRRGREDIMVVDDLTDGTKFVNIADARLADYLDRHEFLQRIEAGDNFGGVEAVIHQGACSTTTEWDGRYMMENNFTYSKVLLHYCLSRRIPFIYASSAAVYGGGTVFREEPQFERPLNVYGYSKALFDQYVRRCMPGTRSQVAGFRYFNVYGPREQHKGSMASVAFHLKNQLEADGVIKLFEGCDGYGDGEQRRDFVFVEDVVNVNLWFLDHPERSGIFNVGTGRSQSFNDVANGVLKAFARGELRYIPFPEHLKGRYQSFTEADLTRLREIGYEERFRTVEEGVASYMQWLRQGG; encoded by the coding sequence ATGATTATTGTCACCGGAGGGGCCGGCTTTATCGGCAGCAATATCGTGCAGGCGCTCAACAGACGCGGGCGCGAGGACATCATGGTGGTGGACGACCTGACCGACGGCACCAAGTTCGTCAATATCGCCGATGCCCGACTGGCCGACTACCTGGACCGGCACGAATTCCTGCAGCGGATCGAGGCTGGCGACAATTTCGGCGGTGTGGAGGCCGTCATTCATCAGGGCGCCTGTTCCACGACCACCGAATGGGACGGCCGCTACATGATGGAAAACAATTTCACCTATTCCAAAGTTCTGCTCCACTACTGCCTGAGCCGGCGGATTCCCTTCATCTACGCCTCCAGCGCGGCCGTTTATGGTGGCGGCACGGTTTTCCGGGAGGAGCCCCAGTTCGAGCGTCCGCTCAATGTCTACGGCTATTCCAAGGCCCTTTTCGACCAGTATGTGCGCCGCTGCATGCCTGGCACCAGAAGCCAGGTCGCCGGTTTCCGCTATTTCAATGTCTATGGACCGCGGGAACAGCACAAGGGGAGCATGGCCAGCGTCGCCTTTCACCTGAAAAACCAGCTGGAGGCCGACGGGGTCATCAAGCTGTTCGAGGGGTGCGACGGCTATGGCGACGGGGAGCAGCGGCGGGATTTTGTCTTCGTCGAGGATGTGGTCAATGTCAATCTGTGGTTTCTCGACCACCCGGAACGGTCGGGGATCTTCAACGTCGGCACCGGCCGCAGCCAGAGCTTCAACGATGTCGCCAACGGGGTGCTGAAAGCCTTCGCCCGGGGCGAACTGCGCTATATCCCCTTTCCGGAACACCTCAAGGGACGCTACCAGAGTTTTACCGAGGCTGATCTGACCCGGCTGCGGGAAATTGGCTATGAAGAGAGATTCCGTACGGTGGAAGAAGGGGTGGCCAGCTATATGCAGTGGCTGCGTCAGGGGGGCTGA
- a CDS encoding helicase C-terminal domain-containing protein, producing MERSFSPEAIGLMRQAIQGAGGREVFFLGRTDGELRVVEVDVLARGTEEAVPAILHTCRYGDVVIHNHPSGGLQPSRNDLEIAGRLGNLGVAFYIVDNPVKNVYKVVEPFVSRQVQEVEAGRIEALLGPGGAVAGNLPGYEDRPEQLRMARAVAEAFNHGRLAVIEAGTGTGKSLAYLVPALLWALANEERVVVSTNTINLQEQLIRKDLPFLQRATGLKFRAVLVKGRGNYLCRRRTETIRLEPGLFDDELAGELHSLLEWAATTSDGSKEELPFVPRHEVWEEVCCEIDQCVRVRCNHYGECFFHRARRQAAQADLLVVNHALLLSDLALRQQTENYSSAAVLPPFDRIVIDEAHHLEDVATRYFSSQVTRFVFARVLNRLRHSRKPERGLLPRFLSLLARELPDQEDDLYRELYEQVERLSTARHQLLDHAVRVLEEIGRNLALHLNRQIGDGEELKQRLIPDFVADDCWQIMVGQVRELARETDDVAKGVAALLRGCDKLPEKVAEKLVATLTDLRGIGGRLAGIAADMAFFISTDEKTCGWIEVVSGRVGRSSGIVTRLCTAPLTVAGRLKEALYDRYRTVVMTSATLAVGHSFGYHKSRVGLDRAEPARVTELLLHSPFDFARQALLGVPTDVPEPGRAGYGEMVRDLSERAILTADGRTFLLFTAYSLLRRVHGELAPVLSARGYRCLRQGEESRHRLLKTFAAEATSVLFGTDSFWEGVDVPGRALEQVIITRLPFKVPTEPVLEARAEAIEAGGGDPFMEYTVPQAVLKFKQGFGRLIRHRADRGVVLILDSRVVKKGYGWIFLRSLPEVRVVTGATEEVLAALESFMSGTPAGVAAHIEPS from the coding sequence ATGGAACGAAGTTTTTCCCCAGAAGCCATTGGTTTGATGCGTCAGGCCATTCAGGGCGCCGGTGGCCGCGAGGTCTTTTTTCTCGGCCGGACCGATGGGGAATTGCGGGTGGTGGAAGTGGACGTGCTGGCCCGAGGAACGGAGGAGGCGGTTCCGGCCATTCTCCACACCTGCCGCTATGGCGACGTGGTTATCCACAACCACCCCTCCGGAGGCTTGCAGCCCTCCCGTAACGATCTGGAGATTGCCGGCCGCCTGGGCAACCTCGGGGTGGCCTTCTATATTGTGGACAACCCTGTGAAAAATGTGTACAAGGTGGTGGAGCCCTTCGTCTCCCGCCAGGTACAGGAGGTGGAGGCCGGTCGCATCGAGGCCCTGCTGGGACCCGGTGGAGCGGTGGCCGGCAACCTGCCCGGATATGAGGATCGTCCCGAACAGCTGCGGATGGCGCGCGCCGTGGCAGAGGCTTTCAACCACGGCCGGCTCGCGGTCATCGAAGCCGGGACGGGAACCGGCAAGAGCCTGGCCTACCTGGTTCCCGCCTTGCTCTGGGCGTTGGCCAACGAGGAGCGGGTGGTGGTTTCCACCAACACCATCAACCTTCAGGAGCAGTTGATCCGCAAGGATTTGCCTTTTTTGCAGCGAGCCACCGGCCTTAAATTCCGCGCGGTGCTGGTCAAGGGGCGCGGTAATTATCTCTGCCGGCGGCGAACCGAAACGATCCGTCTGGAACCGGGTCTGTTCGACGACGAGCTGGCCGGAGAGCTTCATTCCCTGCTGGAATGGGCCGCGACGACCAGCGACGGGTCAAAGGAGGAACTGCCCTTTGTCCCCCGTCATGAGGTGTGGGAAGAGGTCTGCTGCGAGATCGATCAGTGCGTCCGGGTCCGCTGCAACCATTATGGAGAATGTTTTTTTCATCGGGCCCGCCGGCAGGCGGCCCAGGCCGATTTGCTGGTGGTCAATCATGCCCTGCTGCTGTCGGACCTGGCCCTGCGCCAGCAGACGGAAAACTATTCGTCCGCTGCCGTACTCCCACCCTTCGACCGGATCGTCATAGACGAAGCCCATCACCTGGAGGATGTCGCCACCCGGTACTTTTCCTCTCAGGTGACCCGGTTCGTTTTTGCCCGGGTTCTGAACCGCCTGCGCCATTCCCGAAAGCCCGAAAGGGGTCTCCTGCCTCGCTTCCTGAGCCTGCTGGCCCGGGAGTTGCCGGATCAGGAAGACGACCTATATCGTGAACTGTACGAGCAGGTGGAAAGGCTGTCAACAGCCAGGCATCAGCTGCTCGACCACGCGGTGCGGGTGCTGGAGGAGATCGGCCGGAATCTGGCGCTGCATCTGAACCGGCAGATCGGTGATGGGGAAGAATTGAAACAGCGCCTGATCCCGGACTTTGTCGCCGACGACTGCTGGCAGATCATGGTCGGACAGGTGCGGGAGCTGGCCCGGGAAACCGATGATGTGGCCAAGGGGGTCGCTGCCCTGCTCAGGGGGTGCGACAAACTGCCCGAAAAGGTGGCCGAAAAGCTTGTGGCGACCCTGACCGATCTGCGCGGCATCGGCGGAAGGCTGGCAGGGATCGCCGCCGACATGGCCTTTTTCATCTCTACCGATGAAAAGACCTGTGGCTGGATCGAGGTTGTTTCCGGCCGGGTCGGGCGAAGCAGCGGCATCGTTACCCGGTTGTGCACCGCCCCGCTGACCGTCGCCGGCCGCCTGAAAGAGGCTCTTTACGACCGCTATCGAACAGTGGTCATGACCAGTGCCACACTGGCGGTAGGCCATTCCTTCGGCTACCATAAAAGCCGTGTCGGACTCGACCGGGCCGAACCGGCCAGGGTGACGGAGCTGCTGCTCCATTCCCCTTTCGATTTCGCGCGTCAGGCCCTGCTCGGCGTGCCTACGGATGTCCCCGAACCGGGGCGTGCCGGTTACGGCGAAATGGTGCGGGACCTGAGCGAACGGGCCATATTGACCGCCGACGGCCGGACGTTTCTCCTGTTCACTGCGTATTCCCTGTTGCGGCGGGTGCATGGAGAACTGGCACCGGTGCTCTCAGCCAGGGGTTATCGCTGTCTGCGCCAGGGTGAGGAAAGCCGCCACCGGTTGCTGAAGACCTTTGCGGCGGAGGCTACCAGCGTTTTGTTCGGCACCGACTCCTTCTGGGAAGGGGTCGACGTGCCGGGGCGGGCCCTGGAGCAGGTCATCATCACCCGGCTTCCCTTCAAGGTCCCGACCGAGCCGGTGCTGGAAGCCCGCGCCGAGGCCATCGAGGCAGGGGGCGGAGACCCCTTCATGGAATATACGGTGCCCCAGGCGGTGCTCAAGTTCAAACAGGGTTTCGGCCGGCTGATCCGGCACCGTGCCGATCGGGGAGTGGTCCTGATTCTAGACAGCCGTGTGGTCAAAAAAGGCTATGGGTGGATTTTTCTGCGCTCTCTGCCCGAGGTCAGGGTGGTGACGGGGGCCACGGAAGAAGTTCTCGCCGCCCTGGAAAGTTTCATGAGCGGCACCCCCGCAGGGGTGGCCGCGCATATCGAACCATCGTAA
- a CDS encoding RtcB family protein yields MGVKVEQIDQVRWRIPKEGPMRTDGLVFATRGMMDILRKEQALEQVRNVATLPGIVGPAIAMPDIHWGYGFPIGGVAAFDADQGVVSPGGVGYDINCGVRLLRSALCVNEIRPQLKELADALYRNVPSGVGSHRRDLKLSLEEERRVLREGARWVVDRGHGIEEDLRHIEEGGRIEGADPELLSDRALERGRAQLGTLGSGNHFIEVQMVEEVLDTSAAEALGLFPGQITVTIHTGSRGLGYQVCDDYLRLMLQASRKYGIELPDKQLCAAPLTSPEGRQYLAAMACAANYAFANRQFITSWVRESFEEVLRKSAAELQLSLIYDVCHNIAKWENHQVNGKSRRLCVHRKGATRAFPPGHREVSEIYRGVGQPVLIPGDMGRYSYVLVGTREAYDETFGSTCHGAGRVLSRHAAKKAARGRNIEAELASRGILIRAADRATVAEEISEAYKDVLEVVGVVAQAGIGRITARLKPLAVIKG; encoded by the coding sequence ATGGGAGTCAAAGTGGAACAGATCGACCAGGTGCGCTGGCGGATCCCGAAAGAGGGGCCGATGCGGACCGATGGGCTGGTTTTCGCCACCCGCGGAATGATGGACATTCTGCGCAAAGAGCAGGCTCTGGAGCAGGTGCGGAATGTCGCCACCCTGCCCGGAATTGTCGGCCCTGCCATCGCCATGCCCGACATCCATTGGGGCTACGGCTTTCCCATCGGAGGCGTGGCCGCTTTTGATGCCGATCAGGGGGTCGTTTCTCCGGGCGGGGTTGGCTACGATATCAACTGCGGCGTCCGTCTGCTCCGTTCCGCTCTTTGCGTCAACGAGATCCGGCCGCAGCTCAAGGAGCTGGCCGACGCTCTGTATCGCAACGTCCCCTCAGGGGTAGGCTCCCATCGCCGGGATCTGAAACTTTCCCTCGAGGAGGAACGCAGGGTTTTACGGGAAGGGGCCCGCTGGGTCGTGGATAGGGGCCACGGCATCGAGGAGGATTTGCGGCACATCGAGGAAGGCGGCCGGATCGAGGGCGCGGACCCGGAACTGCTCTCTGACCGGGCTCTGGAACGGGGGCGGGCGCAGCTCGGCACGCTGGGCAGCGGCAATCACTTCATCGAAGTGCAGATGGTGGAGGAGGTTCTCGACACTTCCGCTGCCGAGGCGCTGGGCCTGTTTCCCGGACAGATCACGGTCACCATCCATACCGGCAGCCGGGGGTTGGGATACCAGGTGTGCGACGACTACTTGCGGCTCATGCTGCAGGCCAGCCGCAAGTATGGCATCGAGCTTCCGGACAAACAGCTGTGTGCGGCGCCCCTGACCAGTCCTGAAGGCCGGCAGTATCTGGCGGCCATGGCCTGCGCGGCCAACTACGCCTTCGCCAACCGGCAGTTCATCACCTCCTGGGTGAGGGAGTCCTTTGAAGAGGTGTTGCGGAAAAGCGCGGCCGAGCTCCAGCTTTCACTGATCTACGACGTCTGTCACAATATCGCCAAATGGGAAAACCATCAGGTGAACGGCAAGAGCCGCCGTCTTTGTGTACACCGCAAAGGGGCGACCCGGGCCTTTCCTCCTGGACACAGGGAGGTTTCGGAAATCTACCGGGGCGTCGGCCAACCGGTGCTGATTCCGGGGGATATGGGGCGCTACTCCTACGTGCTGGTAGGCACCCGGGAAGCCTATGATGAAACCTTCGGTTCCACCTGCCACGGCGCGGGCCGCGTGTTGTCTCGCCATGCGGCCAAAAAAGCGGCACGGGGCCGTAATATCGAGGCCGAGCTGGCCTCCCGGGGAATCCTGATTCGTGCCGCCGACCGGGCAACTGTTGCTGAGGAGATTTCCGAGGCCTACAAGGATGTGCTGGAGGTTGTTGGAGTGGTCGCCCAGGCCGGCATCGGCAGGATCACGGCCCGGCTGAAGCCTCTGGCGGTGATCAAGGGTTAA
- a CDS encoding archease encodes MNYRLLEHTADMGIEVTGNTLEELFFAAALGLREIVFGDQAVEGGQEEFPVEVLGGDAEELLVNWLNELLFLMQDRSVFPRDFHLRLTDEQHLRGRVLGFSRPCIEPVREVKAATFHQLNITQRNGRWQSRIYVDL; translated from the coding sequence ATGAATTACCGGCTTCTGGAGCATACCGCCGATATGGGCATCGAGGTCACAGGGAACACTCTCGAAGAGCTGTTTTTTGCCGCCGCCCTCGGGCTTCGCGAAATCGTTTTCGGCGACCAGGCGGTCGAGGGCGGGCAAGAGGAGTTTCCTGTCGAGGTGCTGGGCGGCGATGCCGAAGAGCTGCTGGTGAATTGGCTCAACGAACTGCTGTTCCTGATGCAGGACCGATCCGTCTTTCCGAGGGATTTTCATCTCCGGCTGACGGATGAACAGCATCTGCGGGGGAGGGTTCTGGGTTTTTCCCGGCCTTGCATAGAGCCGGTACGGGAGGTAAAAGCGGCCACCTTTCATCAGTTGAATATCACGCAACGGAACGGGCGGTGGCAGAGCCGGATTTACGTGGATCTCTAA
- a CDS encoding BCAM0308 family protein produces MRNDPNIRAMRNEHKSTNSGKRNRVQTSTDPYIEEAGMPEPSRCTSCGAVYLNKRWYIDAHAASIQVEKIDRTVICPGCRKVQDGYAEGYVELSGDYLWQHEEEIRNNIRNEEKKAQDKNPLEKIISMERQGDLLVIETTEEKLAEHIGRSLNKAHQGDLKINWAEDHAICRVYWSRSH; encoded by the coding sequence ATGCGGAACGATCCCAATATTCGTGCCATGCGGAACGAACACAAGTCGACCAACAGCGGCAAGCGGAACAGAGTCCAGACCAGTACCGATCCCTATATCGAGGAAGCTGGCATGCCGGAACCGTCCCGGTGCACGAGCTGCGGCGCCGTTTACCTGAACAAGCGCTGGTATATCGATGCTCACGCGGCTTCCATCCAGGTTGAGAAAATCGATCGCACCGTCATCTGTCCCGGGTGCCGCAAGGTCCAGGACGGGTATGCCGAAGGTTATGTCGAACTGAGCGGGGACTATCTCTGGCAGCACGAAGAAGAAATCCGCAACAACATCAGGAACGAAGAAAAAAAAGCCCAGGATAAAAATCCCCTGGAAAAGATTATCTCCATGGAGCGCCAGGGAGACCTTCTTGTCATCGAGACCACTGAAGAGAAACTGGCCGAACACATCGGCAGGTCCCTCAACAAGGCTCATCAGGGAGATCTGAAAATCAACTGGGCCGAGGACCATGCCATCTGCCGGGTGTACTGGTCCCGGTCTCATTAA
- a CDS encoding ATP synthase subunit I yields MTNDERLLADIARRNWLILIGLVLLSLLAKSFSFTLGVAGGGVVAIGSYHWLHASLAGLLKPGEPKSRIKYLLTYLTRLLVLGVALYLVLVPGKAHPVGLAVGVSVVMLNLTWTSVTRLLGKRDGGS; encoded by the coding sequence ATGACGAATGACGAGCGCCTGCTGGCCGATATCGCCCGGCGCAACTGGCTGATTCTTATCGGACTGGTGCTGCTCAGCCTGCTGGCCAAATCCTTCTCCTTTACCCTGGGAGTCGCAGGAGGAGGCGTCGTGGCCATTGGCAGCTATCATTGGCTGCATGCTTCTCTGGCAGGCCTGCTGAAACCCGGCGAGCCGAAGAGCCGTATCAAATATCTTCTGACCTACCTGACGCGGCTGCTGGTGTTGGGGGTGGCCCTCTACCTGGTGCTGGTCCCGGGCAAGGCTCATCCCGTCGGCCTGGCCGTCGGCGTTTCGGTGGTGATGCTCAACCTGACCTGGACCTCGGTGACCAGACTGCTTGGGAAGAGGGATGGTGGTTCCTGA
- a CDS encoding AtpZ/AtpI family protein, producing MGEDKRKLYRSLGFLSSMGISMVAATFIGLAIGYNLDKWLETSPWLTLIFLVFGIVAGFRNIFILTNREIRRQEEEGRGNHDE from the coding sequence ATGGGCGAAGATAAAAGAAAGCTTTACAGATCTCTGGGATTTCTCTCCAGCATGGGCATATCGATGGTGGCGGCAACCTTTATCGGTCTTGCCATCGGCTACAATCTCGATAAATGGCTGGAGACCAGTCCCTGGTTGACCCTGATCTTTCTGGTTTTCGGTATAGTCGCGGGATTCCGCAACATATTCATTCTGACCAACCGGGAAATCAGGCGCCAGGAGGAGGAAGGCAGGGGCAACCATGACGAATGA